The genomic interval TGGAAAAAAGCATTAAATATCTCTGAAGGACTCAGCAAGTGGAAATATATATCCCGATGCTGTACAGGCAGATGTTGGAACTGAGCCACACTATCTGTAAATACCTCACTAGCAAGTATGGCATCTGTAAGCGGATTGTTTATTTCTTCACTCAGCAATTTATAATCTTTAACTAGACGATGGTATGGTTTCTGAGGAAAGAGCAGGGTAGAAAGATATAAAGTATCAATGAATCCTTTGTCAAAAAAGGCAGGAGAAAGTGTGCTATCCTTTAAAAATTTGAGATCATGCGCCAGGATGTTATGTCCACAAACAAACAAGGCCTCCTGACTGAACAGCTCGAATTCGGTTAGATAGGTTTTATGAAAGGTGTAAGTATTGTAAATAGCACCAATATCCTTGATCCGCCCGGATTTCTCCTCTACTTCCAAATCAAAAAATAAGATATGATTCATGAAGATACCTCTTATGCATGTAACGCTTAAATAATAGAATTAATACAAAATTTTAGTAAATGGTTTCTTTTATAGTATCCATCTATTAACAAAACCTTGTTTATAATCCTCCATGATAATATATATGATATTGCTAACTCAGACTGGAAACAAAAACATAGCACAGAAGAGATGCTACCATTCAACAAGCACTACTTTTGGGTATAATATTTCATTAGCCAAGCTTAGTAGATTGGATTGTTTTTCCTAGTGAAAAAATATAAATAATAAAATTTCAATATTATTTTTCGAGACCTATTTCAGACCTAAATACTATAATGCATTGATTTACAATATACAGGCATCTCATTCGTAATGAGCAGGTCGCCGGTTCGAGTCCGGCAGGAGGCTCTCAATAAACGGCTAAGTCTTTAGATTTTTTGGTTGTAGTAGGCTACAGCAGTAAAGCAGGTGTACTTTAGTATTGTTCACCTTTTTGTAAACTGAACTTGCTACAAAAAAGTGGAAAGTAGATTAACCATCAATAATAATTTGCTTAGAACTTAAATTGTTGCTACCTGAAAAATTGAGTTAATTTAATTCCCCCTTTCTCGTAACTGCCAACCTATACACTTTTCGGCGTCATCTCCACACTTTTCTTCTTTACTACACTCCGAAAAAGGGCAAGTTTGACACAATTTACGTTAGGATATAGCCGAAAGCAGCTGTAGCTTGTTTCAATTTATCAAATTTAGTTAGGTTTAGAAAAGACCGGGAGTACGCTGTAGCCTTGCTTGCGTAACAAATGAATTACTCCCCCTTGACCGCCTAAATGCCCGGCACCCACGGCTATAAAGGTTGGCTGCGTAGCTATCATTTTCTCTATTGCCAATATCCAGTGTTTATTTCGCTCATTAACCATTACCTCAAAAAATGATACGGCATTGCCTTGCTCATTGAGCCTGTGGAGAGTAGGCAAATCTTGTTGTAAATAGGCCATAGTCATGGAATCAACACCTTTCCTAGTAGCACGTTTTGCCTCTGCTGAGACATCACTTACAATCTGTTGAAGAAACAGATGTTTATCCACCTTTTCCAAATACCCTAGCGTTTGCGTGGGTGTTGCTAGTGCTTGGATAGGCAGTTTTCTGTTTCGTGCCATGCGGATAAATTCCGTTTCATAGCCTTTCGTACCCGGTTTATTGTTAGACAGCGCACTCAATAAAACATAAGGTTTCAATCGCAGCACTTGTTTGATTTTTTTATTGGTAAGCTGGAGACTATCTTTTAAAAACTTGTTTAATCTCCTAAAATCCTCCTCGTTTAAATCCTGCGCAATGGTTCCTCCCTTGGGATACCTTTGTAGTCGTGCGGCCTGCCTTACTTCTCTTAATTTCCAGGATTCATTATTATTTTCGGTAACAAATACTTGGCATGCCTCGAAAGAATCTATCCAAACCTGGGGCATAAAAAAATGAGTGGAATCAATTACATGCACCGTTCCAAACAAATAGGAATTGTGAGCAAGTTCTTTTCCGGATATTTTCCATAGCAGGCTTTTTTCTGTTGGAACCTGTGCCATGAGTTTACTACTCAACGTAATGAGCAACATTAAAAAAACAGGGTTGGGAAGTATCTTTCTTTTGAACATTAGGTTGCAATAAAATTGATTAAAAACGAAAAGAAAGCTATTGAGTATACGGCTGATATAAGTTGACAAAAATTAACTGTAATTCCTATGCGTATAGGGCACAGATTTATTAAACATTTTCTTTCCCCTCTTGCCCATATGTTCAGTATCAAGAAAGGGGAATTTGGTATTACTGAGCCTAATGCCTATTTATCATTATTCCATTTATAAGACTTCAGAAAATCTTATTTTTCAATAGCCAAAAGTGATAATATTATCTAAACCTAGACAATCGCTGTAACTTCAATTATAATATCAGGACCATAGTGGAGGTAAGCTACTCTTTTTCACATCAAAGCCGGGAGAAGACAATTCCCTCCCGGCTTTGATGAATAGAACAGATAAGCGAGCGTACTATTTTTTGACTACTCTACTCACCTGTATTTTTCCTTCTTCTGTAGAAACTTTCACCACGTATACCCCTGCTTTCAAATGATTAAGGTCAAAAGTTGTTTCTACACCGGTCACATGAGTGGAGCTTTGATAGACAATTCTGCCTAAATTATCTATTATAGTGATGTAGTGTTTGCCTGCTTGCTGAGTAGATAAGATCAGCTTGTCTTCAAAAGGATTGGGATACAAACTTACTTTACTTTCAAAGCTTTCTTCCACCCCTACTCTGGCGATGCTAGAAGTGGGAGAAGTAAGGAAAGGAGAAAGGTATGTGCCTGCAATGACTGCAATAGTAGATTGATTGGGCAATTGCCACCCCACAGAGATATGATCGTTACCGGTGTTTTCTTTGTGCAAGGCTTCAATGTAATACTTCCTGCCGGCTACCAAGGCTATCACTACTGATTGCTGAGAGGCATATTTATCCCACTGCCGCAGAGCAGTATAAGCGGTCACCGAAGCAATCTTGGTTTTCTTGGAGGGATCTTCATCTGTGGAAAGCCATAATTCAGCTTTATCATCACCTGCAACAAAGAAGCGATAATTGCCACTCACCTGTGGGTGGAGATAGCCTCTGAAGCGCTCGCCATAGTTGTCGCCCTGATTAGTAGCCCGCTCAAAGATAGTGATCTGATCGGTGGTGGTAGCAGGTGTGGTAAGGGGAATATTGCTGATCTGATAGCCGGTGAGATTAGCCCAGAACTCTCTTGTGATTTTGCCTGTCAGTTGCGGAACATAGGGAGAAAGCACACTTCCGGGAATCACTGTGATCGCAGCTATAGAAGAAGTTTGCCAGCCCACAGAGAGATTATCGCCACCGGTGGCTTCTTTGTGCAGGGCTTCGATGTAGTACTTCTTACCTGCCACTAAAGTGATGGCTACTGACTTCTGTTCAGCGTATTTATTCCACACTTTCACGCCTGTAAAATAAGGTACAGAAGCAATTTTAGCTTTCTTGGCAGGGTCATCATCTGTAGAAAGCCACAGTTCACATTTATCATCGCCTGCAATGTAAAAGGTATAGCTGCCGGTAGCAGGTACACACAGATAGCCTCTGATGCGCTCACCATAGTTATCGCCCTGGTTAGGCGTAGTTTCAAAGGAAGTAAGCTGAGAGGAAGAACTAGGCGAAGTCGTAACCGGAATGGCACTTA from Rhodocytophaga rosea carries:
- a CDS encoding TraB/GumN family protein, with protein sequence MFKRKILPNPVFLMLLITLSSKLMAQVPTEKSLLWKISGKELAHNSYLFGTVHVIDSTHFFMPQVWIDSFEACQVFVTENNNESWKLREVRQAARLQRYPKGGTIAQDLNEEDFRRLNKFLKDSLQLTNKKIKQVLRLKPYVLLSALSNNKPGTKGYETEFIRMARNRKLPIQALATPTQTLGYLEKVDKHLFLQQIVSDVSAEAKRATRKGVDSMTMAYLQQDLPTLHRLNEQGNAVSFFEVMVNERNKHWILAIEKMIATQPTFIAVGAGHLGGQGGVIHLLRKQGYSVLPVFSKPN